Below is a genomic region from Carassius auratus strain Wakin chromosome 2, ASM336829v1, whole genome shotgun sequence.
CTATGACTGAAAtgctttgtatattttaaatattttgtacatttgtacattatcTAGAAACCTAATAAAGTTAATCTTTTGTGATTGATAACGCAGTTCTAGGTTTTACAGACttctatattaaaatacatatgcaTGAAATACAGAAGACATAAAATACAATGCTACCAAAACTAAGGATATTACATTAAATTGTACAacctttcatttttgggagaactatacctttaagtccCGCCCGCCCATTCATGGTCATGTGACCATTTCAAGATGGCCGCGCCCTCAGTTTGGCGACATGGCGTTGTTCATTTTGTAACAACACAGTGTCAGTCAGTGTAAAACAGCTTGTCAAAGCCTGCACACTCTTATTCAAATCTTCCTTTGACGCTGGCAATAATGGATAAAGACAGCTTGATTCTGTAAGTTCATGGTGAATGAATGCTTATCGGCGTGTTTTCATGAtttcattataataatgattattcgTGTTGTTGTAGAACCCTCACTGACCAGATCAAATAATTCTGTATCTCCACATTCAGTTATGCGACTGGAATCTGTGTTAAGATACAAGCAGATTCGTTTATAAAGCATATATCGATTATACAGGCAGGTAACACAAAGTAGCATGTTATTATACGCAGTTTCAATTTAGTAACTATAAACTGTGAGAAACTCGTATCCTTCAGCTGTCTTATGTTTTgaacaaatgtattttcttgaCGTGTGCAAATGTACCTTGGACGTCATTGTACAGTTCAAAGTTTTCAAATGTCAGAAATTAagtgtaaaagaaagaaaaaatatttgctatAATCATGACTGCTGATTACTGGTTAATGTGTTTAAATCACTAAATAAAGTCTATTATTATATAACCATTGAGCATTTTATCTCCgtattgataataaaataataattatatattacaactatatttacatttcaatGTACATCACATACACTAATGTTATCGTTCAAAAGCTTTTATTATTATCGTATTTGAAAACGGTTGTTTTCGTGGAGACACTTAAAAaaagattctttgaagaatagggAGTTAattcttttgtaacaatgtaaaaaaaaaacgtggttcattttagtgcattaatccatgctgaataaaagtattcagttttttcaacaacaacaacaaaaaacatactgACCTTaatcttttgaacggtagtgtgtaTCTGCGTGGCTTTGTGATTTAGATCACAGGGTGTGTTTTGTGCGGCTCTATCTGCACAAATGCTTATCATGCTGTGAATAAAGAGGAAACCGTTAGTCAAATAAACTCTCGAAAGCCCTTATCTACTCTCTTCACTTGCTGCTTAAAACATCTGTGAAACCTGATCATCTCAACCAAAGGGAAGGGTCACACATGAGTACAAATGAATTCCACTACAGTACAAAAGGTTTATcatttgtgaaatgtaatgtTGTGTGAATTAGTTCCTGAGATATTTTGACACTGCTGTTTTCCATCCCAGCCCCGAAGACTTTCCAGAGCTGAAGAACGACACATTCCTCAGAGCCGCTCGAGGAGAAGAGATCGAGCACATTCCAGTGTGGTGCATGAGACAGGCTGGCCGCTATCTGCCAGGTACGTATGTACCAGTCATGTGATCGTTTACCTTCAACttctttttattcactatatgcaGCATATTTACTAACTAGAGTCTCTTTGGGTTTATGAACAGAGTTCAGGGAATCGAGGGCAGGGAAGGATTTCTTTGAGACATGCCGCTCTCCTGAAGCTTGCTGTGAGCTGACGTTACAGGTCAGCCAGCACCACTCAGCACCTTCATTCTTAGCCTCTTCTTATAGCATATTGAGTGCTAACAATGTCCCAATGATCTGTTTTAGCCCCTCAGACGATTCCCATTTGATGCTGCCATCATCTTCTCTGACATCTTGGTGGTCCCTCAGGTAATTCAAGTTCAATTGACCTCTGACTTACTATATCATCAGTTAACATTAGTGTGCATGTGTATTCATGTATAAAATGTGTATGACCAGGCCATGGGAATGGAGGTCCAGATGAGTCCAGGAAAGGGCCCCACTTTCCCAGAACCACTGAAGGAGCCTGAAGATCTGCAGAGACTAAAGACTAAAGTGGACGTGTCGTCTGAACTCGACTACGTTTTTAAAGCCATCACACTGACACGACACAGAATCGAGGGAAAAGTGCCTCTCATCGGCTTCACTGGAGCTCCGGTGAGAAAGCAAGCAACAACCCTCACATGAGTAGAGAACATGCTTTGAAAATACACAGGGTGTCACAAGCTTTTTGAGGGTAACAAATTAAAAGAGAAATCGTTTAGCATTTCTTTTGGAAGCTAAATGGAAGCAAATGTCTAGATGGTTGTTTTTCAAAGTTAATAACTGAAGCTCCTGCAAACAGCGTTTGTTCATCTGAGCTATAGACGCtaccattcaaaatgttatttttaaagaaagtaatACGTTTATTCAGAAGAGATGCATTACATTAGattggtttaaaataaatgctgttcttttgaggtTTCTGTAAAAAGTAAACAATTAGCATGctctccacaaaaatattacaaatattttccacaactgttttcaatactgataataataagaaatgctccTCGAGCTCTATATCAACATATTTGAataattcctgaaggatcatgtgactgtgaCTCTAGACTGGAGTGatgacaggaataaaatacattttaaaatataataaaatagaaaatggctattttgcattgtaataatatttccaaatACCGTAATTTTTGGTCTATAAGTTGTACCTgcgtataagtcgcatcagtccaaaaatacgtcatgatgaggaaaaaacatatataagtcgcactggactataaattgcatttatttaaaaccaacattaccgtctacagccacgagagggtgctctatgctgcttagtgtataggagcagtgagcagcatatagagccctctggcggctgtagacggtaatgttttcttttggttcatttctctcggttcatgtcaaattaattttgataaataagtcgcacctgactataagtcacaggaccagccaaattatgaaaaaaagtgtgacttatagtccagaaaatatggtatatatatatttttttatcaaattaatgcattctAGGTTAGCGTAAGTCATTAATGATCTCCATCATTTGTTGTGTCTCTTCTGAATGGCAGTGGACTCTGATGTCCTACATGATTGAAGGAGGAGGCTCTGCGACGCACTCAAAAGCTAAACGCTGGCTCTACAGGTTCCCAGAGGCCAGCCACAAACTCCTGAGCCAGCTAACAGACGTCATAGTGGAGTATCTTCTCGGACAGGTGAAAGCTGGAGCTCAGGTGAGAGAACCAATGAACTTTAAAAATCTGTAGCACTATTCAGATGTTCAGTAAAGAATGTACAAACCCAGAATGTAATTTCGAGCCATATTGATCTAATTTCCTTCAAATGTCTTTCCTTTAGGCTCTGCAGGTTTTCGAGTCTCATGCTGGTTGCTTGGGCCCGGTGGAGTTTAAAGAGTTTTCTCTGCCTTATCTGAGAGACATTGCTCGTCGTGTCAAAGCCAAGCTCAAAGAATCTGGTTTGGACAATGTGCCTATGGTGAGTAGAGTTTGAAGTTCTAATATCTCTTGAACTTTAACACCCTTTTAGTTTTTAGCTTTAACTGTATTATGAAGTAACCGATAGACAGAGAAATGTTATTTTCCACTTTTCGATTACATTCTTAAttcttatttgaattaaatgcctTTCCAAtgttacagtggggaaaatatttatttgatcctctgctgattttgtaagtttgcccacttacaaagaaatgaagggtctgtaatttttatggtaagTTTAATTTAACAGATAGAGACCGGATACCAACCAGAAAAtccaggggaaaaaaaacagattatataaaggttagaaattgatttggatttcagtgagtgaaataagtatttgatcccctaccaacctcaagaattctggctcccacagattgGTCATGTGCtcatgtggaacacagattagtcctgtcactttaagaagttactcctaataTCAGCTTGTTAGGTGAATAAGACAactgtccacacaatctgtatcttccattccaacctcttCCACCACCATgagcaagaccaaagagctgtcaaaggatgtcagagaccagattgtagatctgcacaaggcttgaatgggctacaagaccatcagtaagaagcttggtgagaaggAGACAACTGTTGGTGTGATTATTTggaaaatggaagaaatacaaaacaaccatcGATCAGCCTCAGTCTGGAGCTCCGTGGAGGATCTTCcctcatggggtaaggatgatcatgagaaaaGGTAAGGGATCAGCCCCGAACTACAGGGAAGGAGCTAGTTAAGGATCTTAAAgcagttgggaccacagtcacAAAGCAAACCATTGATAACACACTACGCTGCAATGGAATGAAATCCCACAAGGTCCCCTGCTCAAGGCAGCACATGTACAGGCCTGTTTaaagtttgccaaagaacacCTAAATGATTCAGAAAAGGCTTGGGAGAAAgagctgtggtcagatgagaccaaaatcgAGCTCTTTGGGATTAACTCGACTCGTCatgtttggagggagagaaatgctgactatgacaTCATCCTTACAGTCAAACACGGAGGTGGAAACATCATGATTCAgggctgtttttctgctaagggtacaggaCAACTTCACCACATTGAGGGGCAAATGGACAGGAcattgtactgtaaaatcttggacgAGAACCTGCTTCcttcagccagaacactgaagatgggtcataGATAAGTCTTCAAGGATTACACTGACCAAaaagggtttctgcaccaagtactaagtcatgttttgcttgggggtcaaatacttatttcactcactgaaatgcaaatcaatttctaatcTTTATATAATGTGGGTTTTTTATGGATTTTGTTGGTATTCTATCTCTATAAACCtaccattaaaaaacatttttttatgagaGGGCCATCgaatttgccattttttttttgtgctctacACCTTGTAATCAATCCGCCATTCTGGGGACAGCACTCGTCATTAAATAATGCACATAtccaaaatgtaattcattactatgcacacatccaaaataaaatactagaatattagccatgtattcgTGCTAATTAAGAACCTATTAATGCcatattctacttgaccttattctaaaTCCCTAATTTTACCCagtacctaaacctaacaactaccttaccaagtattaataagcagcaaattaagaatttatataGAGAAATGTCGtggttaacaagtgttacctattctaaagtgttaccaaattgttttgtttttttcatatcaTGTGAAAGAATAAAAGTCAAAACAGCTTTCCATAATCAGTCTTAAacgataataattcataataaaatataaacaaactatTGAGctgttatttaatgatttattaaggAAAATGACTAAATATCGTTAACATTTTCTTTTCGAGCGCAGGTATCCTGAGAACAGAAGtgtcacacactacacacacacacacacgcacacttgtAATAACACTATTCGCCACTAGTTGTCAGTATTAGGTCAGCTTTTCTTCCAGGCATCTCTTTTGAAAGTTCCCCACGATCCTTCAGCTCCTCAATAACCTGTCTCTTCTGTTTCATTTATCAGATCGTTTTTGCTAAAGATGGTCATTATGGGCTCGAGGACCTCTCTGAGTCTGGTTATGAAGTTGTGGGTCTTGACTGGACCATAGATCCTCGTTCAGCACGGTCAGTCACAGAAATATGATGCAGCTTTGATGGGAGATTCAGTTTTTTCTGATTTCTGTGGTATATCTACGCATACAGCGCCTTGCAAAAGTATTCACACTCATAAGCTATTCTCGCTTCCAGGTGATTTACCGCAGTTTGGTTCTTCATCCTTTTATTTCAAAGAAGTGAATCTCACATTTGTGtaggtgtgatttttttttttggcctcatCTTCTAGGCAGATTGACTCCAGATTGGTCCGCTTTATTAGATGACATTTGTGCACCTCATATTTCAGATAGTGTCACAGCTGAAGTAAGAACAGGCCTTTGGCTGGCCCATTGTAAGACATTTTCCTTTTTGTTCTTTAGCCCTGTTTTTAGGATCACAGTCGTAAGTGATCaagtttcagtgttttttttttttacagattgtatCCATTGGCACCATCCATtctatgttttaataaaaataagatgctcaatcctgctgataaaaaaaaaaaaacagatttacagCATGTTTCTCCTTGCACCTCCAGCCTCCagcaattcaattcagtttatttgtaaagcacataGTAAAACACACAGTGCTAATAATTGACCACAGTGTTgtacacaatattattattattattattattattattattattaataataataataataattacaaatctaaattaaccaaaataaaaacatcagcTAACATGTATGAAAAGAAAGCCCAAGACCAGTACCAATGGCAAACAATACCTCGTCTTTAGATATTATCAAAAGCAagtgtattttattcatttttttatgtcttttataatGTGGAAGCGTTGGACAGTGCTATTAACGAAACATCTGACCATGAAATCTTTTTCCACTTTGCAACTGAATCTGTTAAGTTTTTGGGCAAACTCCAAATGAAGTGCATTCAAACACTTGGACATCGTTGTGGTTCTGgataaagagctttttttttttggtcagtatCACTGCTGTCCTTCAGATTCACAGTTGCAATTCAGAGCCAGAATATTAAGTATTCCTTGTTTCTTTATGTATTAGTTTTTTCAAATGCTTCATAGCTAAAactcaaataattttaaaagcagcttatcatttttttttttttaaataaagattgtgatTCAAAAAGATTCAAAAACTGTGTTCAAACCTTTGCCTTGTGTGAGTGTATTGTGATGTTTGGCTATTTCTCAGTGAAAGAATGGTACTTATATATATtgtcatgtttgtgtttttcagtatCCGGACGCGAGGAAAAGTTAGTTTGCAAGGCAACATGGATCCCTGCGCACTTTATGCCACAAAGGTGAGGAAAGAAACATCTAAACAACAGCCAACAGAATCATGTTTCCTTTGAAACCCaacctggggcctgttcttcgtacgttgctaactcagttagctggatttaattgttgacgatttggcatgaGCTTGGATTATTTGGTTGTTCGAAGCTCGTCCTGGACTTGCTGTACAGCTTTTTAAGTAGAACTGATCGTGGTTTCAAGTATCTACACATCTGCTCTTTACACCCGCAGTAATCTTCGACAACTTAATCCAGATGTTTTAATCAAATCCGCAAATTAGTTTGAAGAACCCATTTAGCCAGCTATCATGATTAGAAGATCTGGCATCTTTTAAATCATTTCAGATGTTTTAAGTGaggtacgaagaacgggccccagttCTCCACTTCATTTCACTTTAGTCTTTGTTGTATAGAAGTATGTTGTGTTTAAAAGCATTACTTTACTTGTGTCTAAAACCCTGGAGCTCAACGATTTTGAGCAGAGGACAAATCTGATGTATGATATCCAACCCAAACGCTTCTTTTAATTTGTGTGTGATCAGGAGCGCATATCAGAGATTGTGAAGAGGATGTTGGAGGGCTTTGGCACCAAGGGCTACATCGCTAATCTGGGCCATGGCCTGTACCCTGATATGGACCCAGAAAATGTGGGCGCGTTTGTAGACGCCGTTCACATCCACTCTCGCCAGCTCCTCAACCGCAAATAAGAGGTTCCTCTCCCGTCAGGAGACCTGAACACAAGAGAAACAGCAACTGTTGGTGTGCATGGCTTTATCATTAGATATGTCACCGGGTGAACCTCTCAAGAAAATGTGTCAAGAAAATCTCCAGTTATATTTCACTCCAAAAcgaaaagaaataagaaaatcgTTTTGGCTTAATGAGAAAGGACCATTAATGCTTTACATTTCAAATTCTCTCTAAacgtatgcaaaaaaaaaaaatatatatatatatatcattcacaGTATCTaacatttcaatgaaaaaaagctgtttttttaaatactgcattacaataataatcatataatgaTATTTCAACACCGTATAACTTCAAGATGTATTACAGTGAGAATGTAGGGGTCAAATATGCTTAAATGCCAGATATCTTAGTTATCTCAAATGtaggcttcattttctttatgcaaaatgctatttccttttttttctgattttgtggtgaaatatgacccagatatTTCCTGACAGGCTTTTGAGAGATTCGCCCATAAGGCTGTTCCCGACTCATTTCAGTGATTATGTAGGCCGTCTTTCTATTATacctactttttttattatttttataatggcTCCACACCAATCCATCTAatctttaatataattttcagtCGAAACATGTCTTTCTCAGTTGGATTGATGTGTTTTCATTAGGGCCGATGCACTGTACGATCACTGAAGAATGTGAGGGATCAAATCCGATCCGATCAAATCCTAAGCGCTGTATGGGTTTGTTTTTGATGGAGTACCACAGTAACATCTGGGCTTGACGTGACTGACACCAGTGAATCTCTGAGAATGTGTGTACATATCAATGGATGTTTTATATGAAGCGCAATAAAGAGTAATTCCTTTAATGACAAACATCCCTCAAGGCAATGTCTCCGGTCTGAATATCACATACCTAAATCATGTGCAACCTGGTTTGTTTTTTCATTCCCTTTGTTTTGCACGAGTTTTTTTGTGGGGGGTTCATTCTCTTGATCTATGATTACTGTCTCTCTAACTGCCTCTCATGTTTGGTAACAGAAAAGTTAATCCCAGAGGACGTAATACCAAGCAAAGGTTTAAGCAAATCCTTAAATCTAGTTGTTTTTGGGAGGGTGGGAGTGGGATTCCCCGTGTGATGTGACATATGCGAGATGTTTTGAAGAACCCTGAACTTCAAAACAAGGATTTATTGGGATTTCTATAGATTTTTCAATCATGTTAGTGCTTTCGGAAGCCCGTTTGTGTGTGTCAAATTGCATGGTTTTGATGTGGGCTTGCAAATCCATCATTTGTTAGCATAACAGAATGATTACTAATTGAGTTTTGGTTAAAGTTGTTTACGGTCTGTTTTAGAAGCAACCACATGATGGATGTTTTTCCCTCTTTTACCCTCATCCTCCAGTGTGTGGTGTGAATTCAGGATACGTCTGGCCTTGTTTGTGTGTTAGGTGCTGTAAGCCCTGCTGAAAGAAGAAATGTCCTGTAATCAATTTGCTGATTAGTGCTGTTGGATTTTCAAGCCCCTGTCGCTCACCATTAGTTTGTGTCCATGGAGCACAGCAGTGATTTGGGGGCTGGGCCTGTTTCCTAGTGAGGCACAAGCACGCGCACATGTGCACCCACTTATTCAGTGATACCTCAAGGGGCTCCTGgcattatttttaattgcaacaatgaatccactatatatatatatatatatatatatatatatataaaagctctTATTGGAAACCACAAGGGGGATGAAAGTGGGGGTTTGGGCTCAATCTCTCAGCAAATCAGCAGGCCTGAAAATCCAATATGTTCCTGAAGACAGCGGGCTGTACATCATTTGTCAGGATCTGGCTGGCACTATCACTGTTTATCATATGGGAGGGTTTTGGGGGGCTTGGCCAAGATTGATTTGAAATTTTGGGTACGGATTTCAAGTTGGTGTAATAATTATCAGTAATAATTTGTTGATTCTAGGCTGATTGTCTCTTTCTTTACTTTCAAAATTCCACATTGACAACAAAAGGTCTGTTCACATGGATTAATTTTTGTTGGGCAAAAAAGGTTTGTCTGTTGTCAGTAGCGTATAGTAGAAATGTATGGAGTGCAGCTTACACAACTCACTTTCAATTCAAGCAGGTTTCTATTAGTCAATGAGGAAAATGCGTGACCAACTTAAATCAGTCACAAAATGAATCCTTCACCATCAAATGACATTCCACGAGTGAATAATATGGCTTACTCAAAATCAAAAGTTAACCATCTCTCAATTTTTCCCTCGTTttgaaaagattatttttttcaaacagtaATGCCCTTGGCTAATAAAATTCAAAGACCGGAAGTAACTTGTATTAATGTATAAACCACTATATTATGACCATTAATTaattgtcattttatatatatagtgatgTGTGTAACCAGTTACATCACAGCTGTTCATCTCAAAATGTGTTCTTTTGTAATCCACTACAGCTTTCCATTCCCACTCGGCCCACCCCACCTCCCACCTAAAAAACTCCCAAGCTGCCCTACCCGTCTTACAGAGGGATTCTGGGAACATCAGAGCAGCAGAACGAAGCTCTGTAAATCAGCTCCCCTATGAACACAATGCGTGATTACGCTGACAGCAGAACCTGCCATGCAGGGTATAAAGGACAAAGCTTCCTCTCGCTGTACAAACCTGCCCAGAAGCACAACAGTTCTCAGAGTTGCCTGACAGGCTTGTGTGCTCCATGACTGCGTCCAGACATCCTCCTTCTGATGAGGAGTTGGGTCCTAACTAAAGAATAGCCCGAGTTACATTGTTACTCTTATAAGCAATGCTCGTTTTCCCCCACCAAGCTCATCAGCTACTCTTTGCTCCAATCTGAAAGGCTCAGTCCGTGCTGGAAGCTCACAACAAGGTGGGAAAGCCAATTACTCGTCTCTTTTCCTGGTGTGTCACTTCTGCTAAATCACTGAGCTAAGGAAATGCCTTCTCTTTGCAGCGTGTCTAACTGAGCCAACCCCATCCATATTTCAGCGGGCAGCACTGCCAGGcttgacaaacacttcctcagTGGTCCTCACAGGAGCGCAGCGCTGCATCGGGTCCAAGACACAATGAAGAGGAGCAGCTGTGAGGGACCCTGATGGATGGGATAGTTTGTATAAGCAGGCCCAAAGAGCATTGTTCCTGTCGACTGCATTTCTAACACAGTCCATCACTCTGACACAAGGTTTTCCTGGCGTTTCTTTCTTTTACAGAatgctttgatgaacagaaagctcaaagaaacaacatttatttgaaatatagatTTTTGTTAATGtcttcacttttgatcagttttagatttatttgcaGACATCTACACACcactattaattaaaaaataaaataaaatatacaagccGTTCAATGTGCCAAATTCCTGCTTTAAGAGGAAAAGTTGCATTTGAGCTATATCATAGTAAGTTTAAAGAGGCAAAGTTGTGTTTCACACTTTATTCATAGAAAAGCACTGAAATTCAACACAAATCATATAAAATGGTAGTAGCATTACATAAATAGTAATAAATTTTTGTTTATAGACATTAGCTCAAGAGGTTGCACAAACAGAAAGTGTTGTTGAACTATACTTTTGTGGCAACGAATACTGGATACCTTTTTATAATTCAGTAGCACAAAGAGGCGACAAACACTTTCCCTTAAATTAAAACGAAACAAAATCAAACAGTAGATGAACTAGTGAACAATCTCTACCAgcggttattatttttttttccttctaaacTCTAGGACAGATCAAAACACTGGTACAGTTAACACATACAGACACTTAAAGAGTATGGAAGAGAGAAATCAAAAGCCAGAGGAGGTTATTCTCTTTTTGCAATGCCATTGGACCAACTAGTTAGCTACAGAAGATGCTCgctttttttcttattatatttatatatttttaatttaacaggCAGCACTATTATCATCCTGcagatgtcttaaaaaaaaacaaagtaaaaaatccCTAATCTGTGAGCTTTCTCTAGAGCTCCCTGAAAGAGCCGGGTGAGAAATAAAGGCTGCATTATGTAACTAACACCTTGTGGTTCAAGTATGCCACAGTTGATGCAACTAGAATgcattttgagaagaaaaaaaaaaccacggACCAAAAGTGGAAACCAGCAAACCATTTAAATGAAAGTGACCAACCCTAACCAACAACATAGAGAAATCTCCTCAAGATTTAGCCATTAATGAAGCATCTATCAAAGTCTCGATTAGGCAATGGTACGTCGCAACCTCAAAACAGACCTCTTTGTCCTCAAAAAGCCCCAATATAAGATAATCACGACCCTAAAGTATGTGGACCGTGTCAAAGCGAAGGAGAATAGAACAGCAGATGCCCCGTTTCCTTGTTCGGGCCAGTTGAAGGTGTAGGTCCGTTTTTCTCTGTGCTGTACTCCACTCCATTGGCAACACAATGTCCTGAAACACATGCAGTGCTTTCAGAGAAGACTATAAGGCTTCAAAGTAAAGAGTTGTACGTAGATCAAAGGCAAAGTCCATCCAAACTCGAAGCTCGTGCAGATTACTTATAAAATACAAACGGTTGAATTTTGGGAGCGCGCCCCCAACCCCCGAGCCAAACGAGGAGAAAAGATGGAGGAAGATCGGGGTGAAGAGGGCAAATCGTGAAGTGGTTCTGCATAGTCTGTTCATAAACATTTGacttctcctcttcttcttctttacatGCTTCCtcttgcaaaaatgtattacaaaaaaaacgTAAATCAGAAATGTACACAGGAGCACCTGAGAAATGTTTCTGAAGTCTTTCCTCTTAGGGGTCGTCACATTCCCAGCCCGACAAATTCAAGTATCCgaaaagaaaaacatacagttatcataaataattataactttacaattttttttttaattgacacttTCATATTTACAATATCTTAAATGCTTttgctactattttttttttttttttttcggtttcgTTTCTTTAAGTGATTCCCTGAGAACGGAGTTGAGCATCTtgtttctcttttcctctcttcTCGTTTTCCTTCAGATGGAAGCCGCGGAGTGCATTCTAAGTGTTCGGATCCACTGGGGCACTTGTGGAGGGTCGGAGGTCATGGAATGTGGAAGATATTACGATACAGTTTAAAGCCAGCTAATTCTTTGCTCTGCCAATACAGCCGTTTTTgtcaaatgcatttataaaatttaCCTAATTTATACACAGCGAGTCATTGCTGATCCCAATGTGTCGTGTAGGGGGATGGAATTTAATGAAGTGCtagtacatatatattattactgcTTCTCAATCTTACACCAgtcttttcatttttgtttttcactgaGAGGTAACAGAGACACATTATATGGCTGATATTGATGGGTAAATATCTCTGTTTTGTTCATATTCAGCGAGACCAGGAAACAGTACGGAAGGACTGAGCACACAGGTATTCTCTTATGCCATCGTCTTCCTCGCACTGAATTTTTGAACAGAGGTTAAGATGAGCCGATAGTAACACATACAAGAGAGAGGGGAGGGCTCATGTGTTGTGGCTTGCTTGAGTCGTGGTTAGGACATTCGGCAGAGCATTTGAGGTGATGTGCCCGTCTCACTCTTCAAATCAGGCCTTTttctaga
It encodes:
- the LOC113117503 gene encoding uroporphyrinogen decarboxylase-like, producing the protein MDKDSLILPEDFPELKNDTFLRAARGEEIEHIPVWCMRQAGRYLPEFRESRAGKDFFETCRSPEACCELTLQPLRRFPFDAAIIFSDILVVPQAMGMEVQMSPGKGPTFPEPLKEPEDLQRLKTKVDVSSELDYVFKAITLTRHRIEGKVPLIGFTGAPWTLMSYMIEGGGSATHSKAKRWLYRFPEASHKLLSQLTDVIVEYLLGQVKAGAQALQVFESHAGCLGPVEFKEFSLPYLRDIARRVKAKLKESGLDNVPMIVFAKDGHYGLEDLSESGYEVVGLDWTIDPRSARIRTRGKVSLQGNMDPCALYATKERISEIVKRMLEGFGTKGYIANLGHGLYPDMDPENVGAFVDAVHIHSRQLLNRK